The Gigantopelta aegis isolate Gae_Host chromosome 3, Gae_host_genome, whole genome shotgun sequence genome segment taTCCGAAGtctgtgtgaaacaaaaacagaatttgtttaatactgaaacggaaaaaaccggattttgtaacattatgaaacggaaaagggaaaaatcagaaacggaaaatcagtgcctctacgttatcattttggttcggtttgttttcttgtgcacggttcgcgcaatcaacatccgatttgttgttgttcatttgtgagatttttcttcacagttcgtgaacatttttagtaacaataaagttcagacaaatAAGTGTCTCAATTCATGTTTCCACAATTACTCCGTAAGCCACGCCCCCTTAGATACTGTTACTACGTCCCACGAACTAACATCCAAAATGACGGAATCCGTAGCAGACTGCGTAGCTGATCTAAAAAGTATTCCAGATGATGTGTCTGTTTTATATCTTCCTGAGAGTTCGGGCCTTTCCAGAAAAGCACAAGAGAAaggtttaaattattttacgcAAGGCTACATCCACGATATAAAAATTTCCGACGAAAATCAACCGAAAGTAAATGCGAGATGCTGGCGTTCCATGAGGAAAAACGACTCGGCACACAAACTGCATATTCAAGTTTGCTTGGAGACGAAACAGCTATCAGAGGCTAACTGCTCCTGTAAAGCTGGGTGAGTATATTTTGGTATTAAACTAATATTGCAGCATGGTTTATTTTAGTGCAaagcaaaaagaaaagtaaCAAACCGGaatataacaaatgacacacacGTGTCTTAAAGCTGCATTGTCAAGactttgtaataatatttgaacatttACAATAGATCGCCCAACTGTTTAGTTTGAATTCACCTCACAACCAATTTCGGTCATatgcatcacacacacacagtgtctttttttttttttttttttttttttttttttaacactgttCATGggccccgtctgtgggcccattgggccatttctcgttccagccagtgcaccatgactggtatatactaccctgtctgtgggatggtgctgctaatcaaaaatagtagcccatgaagtgacaacattgggtttcctctctcaatatagtgtagtccttaaccatgtctgacaccatataaccgtaaataaaatgtgttgagtgcgtcattaaataaaacatttctttcttctttttttctgttcatGGGATGTGTGTGGGCAtgtatattattcatatttataatagGTAATTTGTATATAGCTAAATATCaactgtgtattattattatttgaaaacaacagGTGTTCACGAATATAAACGAATTTCTTTTTGTACTTCCAGGCTAAGTGGCCACTGCTCACACATTATTGGGCTCTTAAAAACCTTACAAGGATTCAAGCTGCACAATTTAACATCAGTCCCAGAACAGCAGAGTTGTACGAGCATTCCAAGACAGGGGGGCCATCCAAGAGGGATGAAAATAAAGCCAATACCAATGAGCCATGTTGTGGTGGAAAGACCCACAGCAGAAGTCATAAAACGAAAGCCTGTATTGTGTCAGTTGGACATACAGAAGAAGTAAGACTTATAATGTTGATTTGTTCTTTGATACTATAGGTGGTATACCTATTGTAATTCTATTGATTCATTTTGAAATTAGCATCACCTCATTGagatttttattgtatttctgGAATATTTCAGTATGTTCTGCAACTTCTTTGCATATTGTAAAGTTGCATTTAAAAGTCTATAATACTCTCTGAAAATGTAGagaattaaataataacaataaactgaatataaaatgtacatgtatattttaatgaatataataaaacacaGAATTGATTATATTTTGCATAAACTAATTTCATGTTGttgtgaaattaatatttaataattaactgGAATGTAGTATGATACTTTAAAAGTATTGTGCTGCTAACAATACGAAATTATTATGCACATAAATACCTCTGCAATATGAATACATCGTAATGACAACAATGTTACAATTCCTTTTTAACAAGTAAATACTACACCTTATAAGTTGGAAAACTGGCAAGATAGACTTAGATTATTTGTATTTGGATTGCAATTGGGGGGATTTCCAAGGAActtataaacaatgttttactaCATCTGTAGGTagatataataatcatcatctttAGAACAGGTCTTACAATATTTTCTGTAAAATGTTGCAGTTGCTAATGCATCATACAttgttgtaaagtttgttttatttgtttgtttttagttagTATACAGCTTAGCATACAGTTATGCAACACATGCACTAATTCTTTACACTTCAGACTTCCTCTTGTTGAGTCTTCTGATGTTAAAAAACTGAGACAACTCGATGGAACGCCACTGGGATAATTTAATCAGAAGATGGACCTACAGTGGATACATCTTTTGAGAAAGTACCTGTTGGCTCACTGCTATCATATCGGgtaaaaacctttctttctgttttccaATTTCATTTATCCCTAACAAATGTATCTTGAAACAATGTCAAAAAGCAACAAACTGCCCAAATCTGGTTTATGTTTTGGAAGAGCGAAGTTGGGATTGTATGAAAGACAATTCTGTAGttttttattttggaaattaCTCTTTCAATGTGAATTCGATGTTTTGCAATTTTTTGTGTCAGTTCTGTATCTCCTGGGGACATCTGTGAACCAGACGAAGCAAATGgcggtatatttaattttaatcctagcTTTTCTAATTCGTTCCCAATGGTGAATCCTTTGTCTGCCATGACAGCATCTCCTTCCAGTAAATAACCTCTTTCAAGTAGAGCTTTCAGTAAATCATAAAGCCCACTGTTTGTTGTAATTTCTTTGTCTGATACAGACCCAGTAAACAGTTCAGAAACAAACATCAATGATCCACATGGATCACAACCAATAAGACACTTTAAGGTAGTGCTTGATTTGTAGTCACTGTACATTTGACTTTGTAGAGCCAGAGCACAAGGAGATTGTGTTTTAATTTCTGTGCCATCAATGATAATCAGACTTGTGGGAAATTCCTTTTTGTAGTCAGCAGGcatattgttaattattatatccCTGTGTGGCCAAATATTTAACTGTCCAAATTTGAAATACATGTGTTCAGTCCATGCATTAAAAATGTCACTCGAAGATTGCAATGAAAGTCCCAATCGCATGAATATGTCTTTTAGGCCAAAATTATGCCGCAATCTACACAAACATAGAAAAAGACAATCTTTCAGGGCAAGCCTTCTAATGTCACGCCTACTTTTTCTGTAAGAAATGCAATCATCACTTGGTGCAAGAAAATCAAGGAGTGCAAGAAATCTTAACAGCTTTAATCCTGTGTAATACTGGAAAAGAGTTTTAAGTTTTCCCTCTCTTCTACAGACACTATCAAAACCAAATCTTTCTCCATCTTCTAATTTTTTCTCTAATTCTGTTATTCGTGTCTTCTGTTCTTGTACTTTCTTAAGCAATTCATCATTTTGCATTGTTGTCTCTTCTAAATGTTTTCGAAGTTTGTGACTCTCTGCACTATGTACCAGGAGATCAAGTGGGGAAACCCCTGAAAAGATATGAATGAAAAAAGACACATTCAATGtacttaacaaaatattttgtattatattttagacaagaaACTTCAAAAATATAGAAGCCTCTGTGGGAAATGGATGCGGCAATACACTATTTCCAAAAACAGCACCTGTAAAGTTAACAGATGAATATCTTTGCTTAAATAAAGACTTTGCCCTGGTTGATGCAGAAAAACTGGAAAGCCAGACACAGGGACAGGCAAGCTGCCAGTTATGGAAAACATCAAGGGCCAAACGAATAACAGCGTCAAATTTTGGGAAAGTTTTACAGCTCAAGTCTGTGCCATCTTCAAAATTCTTGGAGAATATATTTAACACCAAAGAAATATCAGCTGCTCCCTTGGAATATGGCAGAAGAAATGAACCAAAAGCAAAAGCCAAGTATCTTGAACTATATCATTCAAGACACATACATTAATGTGGACTGGtgataaataaagaatttttgtttttaggtgCCAGCCCAGATGGTAAAGTATGTGATAACAATGATTGTGGCATAATTGAGGTCAAGTGCCCATATACTGCAACAGACCATACAATTAATTAAGCAGTTGATGGACTTAAAAATCTTATTTTGAAAAGGGAAGGCAATTCAATTATTTTGCCTCAGAATCATCAATACTATGACCAGGTTCAAGGACAGCTGATGGTAACTGGCTCAAAGTTTTGTGACTTTGTAGTTTATACCAATAAAGACTTGCACGTTCAGCAGATTTATCCAAATATTGACCATATGCAAAACATGTTGCAAAAATTATCTTTGTTTTACATGAAATTTGCAAAACCCCATCTAGCcgaaatggaaaaaaacaagTAGTTCAGgtgtatattgaatatacaggtgtatatatgttgtgggttaggtttcatttttgtgtaaataatttacacaacacattattattactacacataaatgtgtaattaatgcATTGAACACTTGAACTTAGTTTTCATCAGTTTGAGTACTTTCATCTTTATGGAATTCTGTAGGTGGAGCATTTTCATTGTCATCGGGTCTGGTGGCACTGAAATCATGAGAATGTAATCAATTAATGTCAGGGCTtgtagattgtggtagccctacccccatggctaatgatattgaATGCTGGGCTAGTCAATAACTGCTACTGCCATGCCCAACGGTTAGTAAAAATATTTGGTCAAATGTTACAgtcaagtctattttgtaaatatgactatCCTGCCTCCACCCctaccccaatgttagtgttttaagctctacctcactctttaggtgacaaatccgattattactattaattagtaaaattaaactaaagttgggctagtgatttttttaattatggctagtaaatttaaaaaatccctGATCCCATGGCTACTGGATTTTAtgaatgtattttgtatttcctTGTTATTAATCTTGTATGTGAAaatcacaataaataaatttgttcaGCCAATGACTGCAAATTATCTTTAACACATATTAAAAAGCAGTAAGAAAACAACACCCAAGGTATTTGAAGACAAAGCCTGAGAAATTGTGACTTAAAAGTCATGTACTTGAACTTGCTTTAAATGGGGTTACCTACTCTGTATTACTTTCGATTGAAATCTCCTGTAATCGCCGTTTCTTTGGTGGGGGCCTTGACGGTGTTGATCGACTCCCATCTGCAGCTACTGGATCAGGGTGTATCTCTGATGGGCCTCTCTCTCCAACAAAATGctgtaaaagaaaatattttcagATATCAAAATGCAAAATCTAACAAGGTAAGCTACAAAtggtgaaaaaataaaataaaggatggctgtaaaatttcatttcatattatGCATCTTCAAATCATGCTTTAGAATGGTGATCTATATGATATGCACTTAAAATATTCTTGAACTacagggaaaaaaaaagagtaacatttgttttatttaacgatgccactagaacacatcgtttactaatcatcggttattagacGTGAAATATACGGTCATTTTGATATGTTTGTCAGAGGAAGCCCTCTACATTTTAtcatgtagcaagggatcttttatatgcactttcacatagacaggagagtacataccacagcctttggtatacaagTGGTAGTGCACTGCCTAGTactgggaaaaaaaaaacaatcggtGGATTTGATCCTAAACTACAAATGAGTAAAATTACAATGAATGTAAGAATACTTTGAATGACTCGCATGCATTACCATTCCTTATTATGATAATGCcatatttaaatttacatttcTTAGTTTTCTACTTCTGTCtgtttaaatttgaattttaaataaataaataactatgaaataaataaaaatgagatAATTTCATGCACAGCTACACTCACCTTTGAACAAACATACTTGTGCTTGTTTATGTTATCAACATTTAGTTGAGAGTGTGGTCGTCCGCATAGTCGAatccattttaaacatttttctcGTTGCGTTTTCAACTTCGGAAACGGTATAAATGTCAAATGCTGTCCACTTTCGTACCGTTCATCCGATTTGCATGTCCCCCAAGCACATCAATTCACCATTGTGCCTAAGAATAATGCCTTCTAACAAAGGAAGTATTAGCGCTTACTGAACAACTGAACTAAACAATTATCAACATAAAAACACCGCTTGTGGGACATTATGGCGGACAAAAATAAAGCATTATGGGTATGTGGAAATAGCGCGCTTTGATTGGTTGAAGTTCCAAAGTGATTGACACCTGTGGAAACAtgaatacaaaacgttacaaacccttaaaaccaataattttgctaagtcttacgatatctggagaggggatacaaccaggacagaacagttggaacatgtccaggagaggtgaaaagaacgcaccccaagtctgtgcgcactctgtgaaatttgtcgtgacgtaggcattgttgtgcttcgagcgacatctaccggtgacatcagaatactaactttcaaaattatttcaagcaattgggacatggggattcccatggtatttatcgatataaaacctgctttttcactccatttgataaaaacgtgatctaagtgtgttacaggtttgtagattaaccaaattataatttattttcgctagatggaactagggtgtgcggctttaatttgaatgtattttttttatgaattataaaataatactttccagttttgtcagaattatcatCTTCCTTCGTGGATTGTGATACTGATGTCAATTTTATGTACGAGTCAGTGGGCACATCAACTGTATAAATTAAACGaaaacattgttattgttaacaaatatttattaataataatatttgcatttacaaatgttatataaggttatttagtaaaaataatatgaccGATTATCAAGCTACTGCACCCCATAAATAACTGATCCACTTTAAATATCTTAGACAACCGAGAATTTAGGCAGGGAAAagtgttaaagccgcacaccctagttccatccagcgaaaataaattataatttggttaatctacaaacctgtaacacacttagatcacgtttttattaaatggagtgaaaaagcaggttttatatcgataaataccatgggaatccccatgtcccagttgcttgaaataattttgaaagttagtattctgatgtcaccggtagaagcacaacaatgcctacgtcacgacacatttcacagacttggggtgcgttcgtttcacctctcctggacatgttccaactgttctgtcctagttgtatcccctctccagatatcgtaagacttagcaaaattattggttttaagggtttgtaacgttttgtattgagacacttacttgtctgaactttatatttactgaaaatgttcacgaactgtgaagaaaaatctcacaaatgaacaacaacaaatcggatgttgattgcgcgaaccgtgcacgagaaaacaaaccgaaccaaaatgataacggtcacgtgatataccaacgtctgtgacattaaaaatagattggacctcgcttgcttaacggttttttctcgacaacacgttttgtgaaaaaaatgcaaaaaatgcatttcgtggttttataaacatcaggattaccaaaagcacttcaggtgaatggaaatgtgtattctaaataataaaatgtaagtaaagtgcaattttgtttgtgaaaaatggggtttaatagcgaaaaacaacgccgtaatggttaacaaataaacgtaactagggtgtgtccctttaaatattttatttttataaggttaagttaatttacaaacgtAACCGAACTACACTGCATTAATATTTCGGCCGCTCTATTAAAAACTACGATCTGCGCCTGATAGGTTATGCAAATGCACAGGCCTAgttatattcaatatatactactcaaaagaatttaagggtcaaaaatgtataaccaaataagtttcagagtgtattagattgatgatgtaaactacaccaatttttttatttattgttccatatttacaaaaaaccacaaataaacgtcactgtatacaagaaagtcacatgacatgctgtcaaagttgaaggttgtcaaacatggattttacacattagaacattcgtttaatagtgtgtgaatccacccctggcgcgaatacactcgacacatcgttgcctcatgctgttaatcaactcttggggaatggc includes the following:
- the LOC121369450 gene encoding uncharacterized protein LOC121369450; the protein is MRKNDSAHKLHIQVCLETKQLSEANCSCKAGLSGHCSHIIGLLKTLQGFKLHNLTSVPEQQSCTSIPRQGGHPRGMKIKPIPMSHVVVERPTAEVIKRKPVLCQLDIQKKLPLVESSDVKKLRQLDGTPLG
- the LOC121369449 gene encoding uncharacterized protein LOC121369449, translating into MGVDQHRQGPHQRNGDYRRFQSKVIQRVSPLDLLVHSAESHKLRKHLEETTMQNDELLKKVQEQKTRITELEKKLEDGERFGFDSVCRREGKLKTLFQYYTGLKLLRFLALLDFLAPSDDCISYRKSRRDIRRLALKDCLFLCLCRLRHNFGLKDIFMRLGLSLQSSSDIFNAWTEHMYFKFGQLNIWPHRDIIINNMPADYKKEFPTSLIIIDGTEIKTQSPCALALQSQMYSDYKSSTTLKCLIGCDPCGSLMFVSELFTGSVSDKEITTNSGLYDLLKALLERGYLLEGDAVMADKGFTIGNELEKLGLKLNIPPFASSGSQMSPGDTELTQKIAKHRIHIERVISKIKNYRIVFHTIPTSLFQNINQIWAVCCFLTLFQDTFVRDK